One segment of Diabrotica undecimpunctata isolate CICGRU unplaced genomic scaffold, icDiaUnde3 ctg00000688.1, whole genome shotgun sequence DNA contains the following:
- the LOC140431351 gene encoding uncharacterized protein: MTSRGKFLVQMCLDEGEASTSHENNAELWSSKSTSQHIPILSAGTSTTEGSFNTTLMQGCSTTTSDNEKENTKHCEEHNSSIEVSNIPGHLRLRKWSLIVVQIFLPAVVITIFRVMMMVYQMLNQLIVMYPDQNKNVVGEELTLPDGKEILKRKIECQVCLTNQF; this comes from the exons ATGACGTCCAGGGGAAAGTTTTTAGTACAAATGTGTTTAGATGAAGGCGAAGCTAGTACTTCACATGAAAATAACGCAG AACTATGGTCTTCTAAATCAACATCACAACACATTCCTATTTTGTCAGCTGGAACCAGCACTACGGAAg GTTCATTCAATACTACTCTAATGCAAGGATGTTCAACTACCACGTCTGATAATGAAAAAGAGAATACCAAACATTGTGAAGAACATAATAGCTCTATTGAGGTGAGTAATATACCTGGTCACCTACGTTTGAGAAAATGGTCGTTGATAGTGGTTCAGATTTTTCTACCGGCAGTAGTGATAACTATATTCCGAGTGATGATGATGGTTTATCAAATGTTGAATCAACTGATAGTGATGTACCCTGATCAAAACAAGAATGTCGTTGGAGAAGAGCTAACCCTTCCCGatggaaaagaaatattaaaaagaaaaatagaatgtCAAGTTTGCCTTACAAATCAATTTTGA